From the Primulina tabacum isolate GXHZ01 chromosome 3, ASM2559414v2, whole genome shotgun sequence genome, one window contains:
- the LOC142540111 gene encoding putative pentatricopeptide repeat-containing protein At2g01510 isoform X3 encodes MQEYFKPNEFVLSSVLGSCSVIQELKLGKQIHAQSVKLGYDAVSFVLNSLISMYMRCFMWSEALLIFYCGSVSGSLSLVSYNVAITGLVENEQGEKGFEIFKLMRQRGLVPDHFTFAGLLGPVDCTYYNVSNCMQLHCAIVKLGLDYLAFTGNILIAMYSKFDFLEEAEKVFWSVEDKDVISWNTSITACCRHEDNSRALSFFRDMVAENDARPDLFTYASVLSAIAGLASMRHGKEIHSHLIRTWPDWDVGVGNALINMYAKSGSIGSAQAIFERMECRNLVSWNSIITAFANHGLAENVITLFMEMMRMRLKPDSVTFLGLLTSCNHSGLAKEGLYLFDSMSKFYGITPNSEHLCCLVDLLGRAGRVSEAEEYIQKHHSGHDAVVLGSLLSACRLHGDVLRGEQTAARLLELDHITTSPYVLLSNLYASDRKWDSVAGARKMLRGSGLKKEAAHSIVEVKGSFEKFVIGDFSHSRMDEILNLLRMLSWRVDEELLCC; translated from the coding sequence ATGCAGGAATATTTTAAGCCCAATGAATTTGTTTTGTCTAGTGTCCTTGGTTCTTGTTCTGTCATTCAGGAACTAAAGCTTGGGAAACAAATACATGCGCAGTCAGTAAAGTTAGGCTACGACGCTGTTAGTTTTGTTCTTAATTCACTAATTTCGATGTATATGAGATGCTTTATGTGGAGTGAAGCtttgttaattttttattgtgGTAGTGTTTCCGGTTCTTTATCCTTGGTTTCTTACAATGTAGCAATCACCGGGCTAGTGGAAAATGAGCAGGGAGAGAAGGGGTTTGAGATATTTAAGCTTATGCGTCAACGGGGTCTGGTTCCTGACCATTTTACTTTTGCGGGATTACTAGGACCAGTTGATTGTACATACTATAATGTTTCTAATTGTATGCAATTACATTGTGCGATAGTAAAACTTGGACTTGATTATTTGGCCTTCACTGGAAACATTTTGATTGCCATGTactcaaaatttgattttttggaaGAAGCTGAGAAGGTCTTTTGGTCAGTTGAGGATAAAGATGTTATTTCTTGGAATACATCCATCACTGCTTGTTGTCGTCACGAGGATAATTCAAGGGCTTTGAGTTTCTTCAGGGATATGGTTGCGGAAAATGATGCAAGGCCGGATCTTTTCACTTATGCCAGCGTGCTTTCTGCCATTGCAGGACTGGCGTCCATGAGACATGGGAAGGAGATTCATTCTCATTTAATTAGGACATGGCCAGATTGGGATGTTGGCGTTGGAAACGCTCTTATCAACATGTATGCAAAAAGTGGTTCCATTGGTTCTGCTCAAGCTATTTTCGAAAGAATGGAATGTCGTAATCTTGTCTCATGGAACAGCATTATCACTGCTTTTGCAAATCATGGGTTAGCTGAAAACGTGATCACATTGTTCATGGAGatgatgagaatgagattgaagcCAGATTCGGTAACTTTTCTTGGACTTCTGACATCTTGCAATCATTCCGGGCTTGCCAAAGAGGGCCTATATCTCTTTGACTCCATGAGCAAGTTTTACGGCATAACCCCTAATAGCGAGCATCTCTGTTGCCTTGTTGATCTACTGGGACGAGCGGGGAGAGTGAGTGAAGCCGAAGAGTACATTCAGAAACATCATAGCGGCCATGATGCTGTTGTTTTAGGCAGCTTACTATCAGCATGTCGATTGCATGGAGATGTCCTTAGAGGAGAACAAACTGCTGCAAGGCTTCTCGAACTTGATCACATCACCACTTCACCTTACGTTTTACTATCCAACTTATATGCATCAGATAGAAAGTGGGATAGTGTAGCAGGGGCTAGAAAAATGTTGAGAGGAAGTGGATTAAAGAAAGAGGCTGCCCATAGTATCGTTGAAGTCAAGGGCTCATTTGAGAAGTTTGTGATTGGAGATTTTTCTCATTCAAGAATGGATGAAATACTGAACTTACTAAGAATGTTGAGTTGGCGGGTGGATGAAGAATTGCTGTGTTGTTGA
- the LOC142540111 gene encoding pentatricopeptide repeat-containing protein At4g32430, mitochondrial-like isoform X1, with protein MLQEIIGSLLHQCANTKNFRQGILLHAAAVKIGMKSDLIIGNDIVNFYAKCGCMNSAHQMFDEMSQKNLVTWSALISGYVQSKRSNLAIRVFSRMQEYFKPNEFVLSSVLGSCSVIQELKLGKQIHAQSVKLGYDAVSFVLNSLISMYMRCFMWSEALLIFYCGSVSGSLSLVSYNVAITGLVENEQGEKGFEIFKLMRQRGLVPDHFTFAGLLGPVDCTYYNVSNCMQLHCAIVKLGLDYLAFTGNILIAMYSKFDFLEEAEKVFWSVEDKDVISWNTSITACCRHEDNSRALSFFRDMVAENDARPDLFTYASVLSAIAGLASMRHGKEIHSHLIRTWPDWDVGVGNALINMYAKSGSIGSAQAIFERMECRNLVSWNSIITAFANHGLAENVITLFMEMMRMRLKPDSVTFLGLLTSCNHSGLAKEGLYLFDSMSKFYGITPNSEHLCCLVDLLGRAGRVSEAEEYIQKHHSGHDAVVLGSLLSACRLHGDVLRGEQTAARLLELDHITTSPYVLLSNLYASDRKWDSVAGARKMLRGSGLKKEAAHSIVEVKGSFEKFVIGDFSHSRMDEILNLLRMLSWRVDEELLCC; from the coding sequence ATGTTGCAGGAGATAATTGGTTCTCTTCTGCACCAGTGCGCCAACACGAAGAACTTTCGACAAGGGATTTTGCTTCACGCTGCTGCTGTTAAGATAGGGATGAAATCAGATCTTATAATCGGTAACGATATCGTCAACTTTTACGCAAAATGTGGGTGCATGAATTCGGCTCACCAaatgtttgatgaaatgtcgcAGAAAAATTTGGTCACTTGGTCTGCCTTGATATCTGGTTATGTCCAATCAAAAAGATCCAATTTAGCAATTCGGGTTTTCAGTCGGATGCAGGAATATTTTAAGCCCAATGAATTTGTTTTGTCTAGTGTCCTTGGTTCTTGTTCTGTCATTCAGGAACTAAAGCTTGGGAAACAAATACATGCGCAGTCAGTAAAGTTAGGCTACGACGCTGTTAGTTTTGTTCTTAATTCACTAATTTCGATGTATATGAGATGCTTTATGTGGAGTGAAGCtttgttaattttttattgtgGTAGTGTTTCCGGTTCTTTATCCTTGGTTTCTTACAATGTAGCAATCACCGGGCTAGTGGAAAATGAGCAGGGAGAGAAGGGGTTTGAGATATTTAAGCTTATGCGTCAACGGGGTCTGGTTCCTGACCATTTTACTTTTGCGGGATTACTAGGACCAGTTGATTGTACATACTATAATGTTTCTAATTGTATGCAATTACATTGTGCGATAGTAAAACTTGGACTTGATTATTTGGCCTTCACTGGAAACATTTTGATTGCCATGTactcaaaatttgattttttggaaGAAGCTGAGAAGGTCTTTTGGTCAGTTGAGGATAAAGATGTTATTTCTTGGAATACATCCATCACTGCTTGTTGTCGTCACGAGGATAATTCAAGGGCTTTGAGTTTCTTCAGGGATATGGTTGCGGAAAATGATGCAAGGCCGGATCTTTTCACTTATGCCAGCGTGCTTTCTGCCATTGCAGGACTGGCGTCCATGAGACATGGGAAGGAGATTCATTCTCATTTAATTAGGACATGGCCAGATTGGGATGTTGGCGTTGGAAACGCTCTTATCAACATGTATGCAAAAAGTGGTTCCATTGGTTCTGCTCAAGCTATTTTCGAAAGAATGGAATGTCGTAATCTTGTCTCATGGAACAGCATTATCACTGCTTTTGCAAATCATGGGTTAGCTGAAAACGTGATCACATTGTTCATGGAGatgatgagaatgagattgaagcCAGATTCGGTAACTTTTCTTGGACTTCTGACATCTTGCAATCATTCCGGGCTTGCCAAAGAGGGCCTATATCTCTTTGACTCCATGAGCAAGTTTTACGGCATAACCCCTAATAGCGAGCATCTCTGTTGCCTTGTTGATCTACTGGGACGAGCGGGGAGAGTGAGTGAAGCCGAAGAGTACATTCAGAAACATCATAGCGGCCATGATGCTGTTGTTTTAGGCAGCTTACTATCAGCATGTCGATTGCATGGAGATGTCCTTAGAGGAGAACAAACTGCTGCAAGGCTTCTCGAACTTGATCACATCACCACTTCACCTTACGTTTTACTATCCAACTTATATGCATCAGATAGAAAGTGGGATAGTGTAGCAGGGGCTAGAAAAATGTTGAGAGGAAGTGGATTAAAGAAAGAGGCTGCCCATAGTATCGTTGAAGTCAAGGGCTCATTTGAGAAGTTTGTGATTGGAGATTTTTCTCATTCAAGAATGGATGAAATACTGAACTTACTAAGAATGTTGAGTTGGCGGGTGGATGAAGAATTGCTGTGTTGTTGA
- the LOC142540108 gene encoding uncharacterized protein LOC142540108 isoform X1, whose translation MGCSLSKLDDEEAVQLCKDRKKFIKQALEQRLKFASGHIAYVHCLKRVSVALREYVEGDEPHETMPGVISITPFKAEPKSSCKVSYFQSSGNPSVSVEERPPQSPETFRVKAYSPVHRFGMEGIFEFQSSPINSSSFHYSPNSRPDYYPPLSQTSQWDFFWNPFSSLDYCSYPSKNIFDQTNIEDENKKLWQVQEEEGIPELEEETVQEGVDNTTSKKVKERCKVNESDDRDKVDAEVTEELEINKPIQGSQSNENQSIEVAKSQNIGRISTKENMVAGCELKEETHGFTAYVDRRPTSMSEVMKDLEDQFMALCKAAKEVSSILETSRAKYSSSANDLTALKMLNPVAFFRSTSSRLSMPRFLDDTLTSKYDERYESSSDLSEESCMFSESHQSTLNRLYAWEKKLYQEVREGARVRMAYEKKCTQLRNQEMKGEDRCFVDKTRDAIRDLQTRMKISVHSVEAVSKRIETLRDEELEPQLLELVHGLARMWEVMAECHQLQKQTIDEAKILLVRTPSKPARNEKYTIMPPSEWHNLHQSAANLEEELRNWRSCFDMWVVSQRSYVHALAGWLLCCIRADKNSEKQPFSSQMSLGAPPIFGTCIQWSEVLDTIHESSVLNGLDFFAAGLGSLCAQLQVDSCRHLGGFKKFGGAIVGNKMEVVEADHFEEEEVMAKKMTEFASRVLYAGMSVSVTSLTEFAISSAEKYADLVKQRENKIQPHMKSGL comes from the exons ATGGGATGTTCTCTATCGAAGTTGGATGACGAAGAGGCTGTTCAGCTTTGTAAAGATCGAAAAAAGTTCATTAAGCAAGCTCTCGAACAAAGATTGAAATTTGCCTCAGGACACATTGCTTATGTACATTGCCTGAAACGAGTTTCAGTGGCCCTTCGAGAATATGTTGAGGGAGATGAACCTCATGAGACAATGCCTGGTGTTATATCTATTACACCGTTTAAAGCTGAACCCAAATCATCTTGCAAAGTAAGTTACTTTCAGTCCAGTGGAAATCCTTCAGTTTCTGTTGAAGAGAGGCCTCCTCAGTCACCAGAAACTTTCAGAGTCAAAGCTTACTCCCCGGTTCATCGCTTTGGAATGGAGGGCATTTTTGAGTTCCAATCCTCTCCCATTAattcttcatcttttcattACTCGCCCAACAGTAGACCAGACTATTATCCCCCGTTATCTCAAACGTCTCAATGGGATTTCTTTTGGAACCCCTTTTCTTCACTAGATTACTGTAGCTATCcctccaaaaatatttttgatcaGACAAATATTGAGGATGAAAATAAGAAGCTATGGCAAGTTCAAGAAGAGGAAGGCATACCTGAATTAGAAGAGGAAACTGTACAAGAGGGCGTTGACAATACGACCAGCAAGAAAGTAAAGGAAAGATGTAAGGTCAATGAGAGTGACGACAGAGACAAAGTCGATGCTGAAGTTACTGAAGAACTTGAAATAAATAAACCTATACAAGGATCGCAATCCAATGAAAATCAAAGCATTGAAGTAGCAAAATCTCAAAATATAGGTCGAATTAGTACCAAAGAAAACATGGTTGCTGGTTGTGAATTGAAAGAGGAAACACATGGATTTACAGCTTATGTTGACAGGAGGCCAACAAGTATGTCAGAAGTTATGAAAGATCTTGAAGATCAGTTCATGGCTTTGTGTAAGGCAGCTAAGGAGGTGTCTTCCATTTTGGAAACCAGCAGAGCCAAGTATTCATCATCTGCAAATGATCTCACAG CTTTGAAAATGTTGAATCCAGTTGCTTTCTTTAGGTCAACTTCATCTCGCTTATCAATGCCAAGATTTTTAGACGATACTTTGACTTCAAAATACGATGAAAGGTATGAAAGTAGCAGCGACTTATCTGAGGAGTCCTGTATGTTTTCTGAGAGTCATCAATCTACACTCAACAGGTTATATGCTTGGGAAAAGAAACTTTACCAAGAAGTTAGA GAGGGTGCACGTGTGCGGATGGCTTATGAAAAGAAATGTACACAGCTCAGGAATCAAGAAATGAAAGGAGAAGACCGTTGTTTTGTAGACAAAACAAGAGATGCCATACGAGATTTGCAAACTCGAATGAAAATTTCAGTACATTCAGTTGAAGCAGTCTCAAAACGAATTGAAACTTTGCGGGATGAAGAGCTCGAGCCTCAGTTATTGGAATTAGTTCACGG GTTAGCAAGGATGTGGGAGGTCATGGCAGAGTGCCATCAACTGCAAAAACAAACAATAGATGAAGCCAAGATATTACTTGTTAGAACACCTTCAAAACCTGCAAGAAACGAGAAATACACAATAATGCCACCATCGGAGTGGCATAATCTACATCAATCAGCTGCTAACCTTGAGGAAGAGCTCAGAAACTGGCGATCCTGCTTTGACATGTGGGTCGTTTCTCAACGATCATATGTTCATGCATTAGCAGGATGGCTCTTGTGTTGCATTCGCGCAgataaaaattcagaaaaacaaCCATTCTCGTCTCAAATGTCTTTAGGGGCTCCACCAATATTTGGAACATGCATTCAATGGTCCGAAGTTTTGGACACCATACATGAATCATCGGTGCTTAACGGACTCGATTTTTTTGCAGCAGGTCTAGGCTCGTTGTGCGCACAACTTCAGGTAGATTCGTGTCGTCATTTAGGAGGCTTCAAGAAGTTTGGAGGGGCAATCGTGGGGAACAAAATGGAGGTGGTGGAGGCAGATCattttgaagaagaagaagtgatGGCAAAAAAAATGACTGAATTTGCTTCAAGAGTTCTGTATGCTGGAATGTCGGTTTCTGTAACCTCACTGACTGAATTTGCTATTAGTTCAGCTGAAAAATATGCAGATCTGGTCAAGCAACGGGAGAATAAAATCCAGCCACATATGAAGTCAGGACTTTAG
- the LOC142540108 gene encoding uncharacterized protein LOC142540108 isoform X2 → MGCSLSKLDDEEAVQLCKDRKKFIKQALEQRLKFASGHIAYVHCLKRVSVALREYVEGDEPHETMPGVISITPFKAEPKSSCKVSYFQSSGNPSVSVEERPPQSPETFRVKAYSPVHRFGMEGIFEFQSSPINSSSFHYSPNSRPDYYPPLSQTSQWDFFWNPFSSLDYCSYPSKNIFDQTNIEDENKKLWQVQEEEGIPELEEETVQEGVDNTTSKKVKERCKVNESDDRDKVDAEVTEELEINKPIQGSQSNENQSIEVAKSQNIGRISTKENMVAGCELKEETHGFTAYVDRRPTSMSEVMKDLEDQFMALCKAAKEVSSILETSRAKYSSSANDLTALKMLNPVAFFRSTSSRLSMPRFLDDTLTSKYDERLYAWEKKLYQEVREGARVRMAYEKKCTQLRNQEMKGEDRCFVDKTRDAIRDLQTRMKISVHSVEAVSKRIETLRDEELEPQLLELVHGLARMWEVMAECHQLQKQTIDEAKILLVRTPSKPARNEKYTIMPPSEWHNLHQSAANLEEELRNWRSCFDMWVVSQRSYVHALAGWLLCCIRADKNSEKQPFSSQMSLGAPPIFGTCIQWSEVLDTIHESSVLNGLDFFAAGLGSLCAQLQVDSCRHLGGFKKFGGAIVGNKMEVVEADHFEEEEVMAKKMTEFASRVLYAGMSVSVTSLTEFAISSAEKYADLVKQRENKIQPHMKSGL, encoded by the exons ATGGGATGTTCTCTATCGAAGTTGGATGACGAAGAGGCTGTTCAGCTTTGTAAAGATCGAAAAAAGTTCATTAAGCAAGCTCTCGAACAAAGATTGAAATTTGCCTCAGGACACATTGCTTATGTACATTGCCTGAAACGAGTTTCAGTGGCCCTTCGAGAATATGTTGAGGGAGATGAACCTCATGAGACAATGCCTGGTGTTATATCTATTACACCGTTTAAAGCTGAACCCAAATCATCTTGCAAAGTAAGTTACTTTCAGTCCAGTGGAAATCCTTCAGTTTCTGTTGAAGAGAGGCCTCCTCAGTCACCAGAAACTTTCAGAGTCAAAGCTTACTCCCCGGTTCATCGCTTTGGAATGGAGGGCATTTTTGAGTTCCAATCCTCTCCCATTAattcttcatcttttcattACTCGCCCAACAGTAGACCAGACTATTATCCCCCGTTATCTCAAACGTCTCAATGGGATTTCTTTTGGAACCCCTTTTCTTCACTAGATTACTGTAGCTATCcctccaaaaatatttttgatcaGACAAATATTGAGGATGAAAATAAGAAGCTATGGCAAGTTCAAGAAGAGGAAGGCATACCTGAATTAGAAGAGGAAACTGTACAAGAGGGCGTTGACAATACGACCAGCAAGAAAGTAAAGGAAAGATGTAAGGTCAATGAGAGTGACGACAGAGACAAAGTCGATGCTGAAGTTACTGAAGAACTTGAAATAAATAAACCTATACAAGGATCGCAATCCAATGAAAATCAAAGCATTGAAGTAGCAAAATCTCAAAATATAGGTCGAATTAGTACCAAAGAAAACATGGTTGCTGGTTGTGAATTGAAAGAGGAAACACATGGATTTACAGCTTATGTTGACAGGAGGCCAACAAGTATGTCAGAAGTTATGAAAGATCTTGAAGATCAGTTCATGGCTTTGTGTAAGGCAGCTAAGGAGGTGTCTTCCATTTTGGAAACCAGCAGAGCCAAGTATTCATCATCTGCAAATGATCTCACAG CTTTGAAAATGTTGAATCCAGTTGCTTTCTTTAGGTCAACTTCATCTCGCTTATCAATGCCAAGATTTTTAGACGATACTTTGACTTCAAAATACGATGAAAG GTTATATGCTTGGGAAAAGAAACTTTACCAAGAAGTTAGA GAGGGTGCACGTGTGCGGATGGCTTATGAAAAGAAATGTACACAGCTCAGGAATCAAGAAATGAAAGGAGAAGACCGTTGTTTTGTAGACAAAACAAGAGATGCCATACGAGATTTGCAAACTCGAATGAAAATTTCAGTACATTCAGTTGAAGCAGTCTCAAAACGAATTGAAACTTTGCGGGATGAAGAGCTCGAGCCTCAGTTATTGGAATTAGTTCACGG GTTAGCAAGGATGTGGGAGGTCATGGCAGAGTGCCATCAACTGCAAAAACAAACAATAGATGAAGCCAAGATATTACTTGTTAGAACACCTTCAAAACCTGCAAGAAACGAGAAATACACAATAATGCCACCATCGGAGTGGCATAATCTACATCAATCAGCTGCTAACCTTGAGGAAGAGCTCAGAAACTGGCGATCCTGCTTTGACATGTGGGTCGTTTCTCAACGATCATATGTTCATGCATTAGCAGGATGGCTCTTGTGTTGCATTCGCGCAgataaaaattcagaaaaacaaCCATTCTCGTCTCAAATGTCTTTAGGGGCTCCACCAATATTTGGAACATGCATTCAATGGTCCGAAGTTTTGGACACCATACATGAATCATCGGTGCTTAACGGACTCGATTTTTTTGCAGCAGGTCTAGGCTCGTTGTGCGCACAACTTCAGGTAGATTCGTGTCGTCATTTAGGAGGCTTCAAGAAGTTTGGAGGGGCAATCGTGGGGAACAAAATGGAGGTGGTGGAGGCAGATCattttgaagaagaagaagtgatGGCAAAAAAAATGACTGAATTTGCTTCAAGAGTTCTGTATGCTGGAATGTCGGTTTCTGTAACCTCACTGACTGAATTTGCTATTAGTTCAGCTGAAAAATATGCAGATCTGGTCAAGCAACGGGAGAATAAAATCCAGCCACATATGAAGTCAGGACTTTAG
- the LOC142540111 gene encoding pentatricopeptide repeat-containing protein At4g32430, mitochondrial-like isoform X2: MKSDLIIGNDIVNFYAKCGCMNSAHQMFDEMSQKNLVTWSALISGYVQSKRSNLAIRVFSRMQEYFKPNEFVLSSVLGSCSVIQELKLGKQIHAQSVKLGYDAVSFVLNSLISMYMRCFMWSEALLIFYCGSVSGSLSLVSYNVAITGLVENEQGEKGFEIFKLMRQRGLVPDHFTFAGLLGPVDCTYYNVSNCMQLHCAIVKLGLDYLAFTGNILIAMYSKFDFLEEAEKVFWSVEDKDVISWNTSITACCRHEDNSRALSFFRDMVAENDARPDLFTYASVLSAIAGLASMRHGKEIHSHLIRTWPDWDVGVGNALINMYAKSGSIGSAQAIFERMECRNLVSWNSIITAFANHGLAENVITLFMEMMRMRLKPDSVTFLGLLTSCNHSGLAKEGLYLFDSMSKFYGITPNSEHLCCLVDLLGRAGRVSEAEEYIQKHHSGHDAVVLGSLLSACRLHGDVLRGEQTAARLLELDHITTSPYVLLSNLYASDRKWDSVAGARKMLRGSGLKKEAAHSIVEVKGSFEKFVIGDFSHSRMDEILNLLRMLSWRVDEELLCC, from the coding sequence ATGAAATCAGATCTTATAATCGGTAACGATATCGTCAACTTTTACGCAAAATGTGGGTGCATGAATTCGGCTCACCAaatgtttgatgaaatgtcgcAGAAAAATTTGGTCACTTGGTCTGCCTTGATATCTGGTTATGTCCAATCAAAAAGATCCAATTTAGCAATTCGGGTTTTCAGTCGGATGCAGGAATATTTTAAGCCCAATGAATTTGTTTTGTCTAGTGTCCTTGGTTCTTGTTCTGTCATTCAGGAACTAAAGCTTGGGAAACAAATACATGCGCAGTCAGTAAAGTTAGGCTACGACGCTGTTAGTTTTGTTCTTAATTCACTAATTTCGATGTATATGAGATGCTTTATGTGGAGTGAAGCtttgttaattttttattgtgGTAGTGTTTCCGGTTCTTTATCCTTGGTTTCTTACAATGTAGCAATCACCGGGCTAGTGGAAAATGAGCAGGGAGAGAAGGGGTTTGAGATATTTAAGCTTATGCGTCAACGGGGTCTGGTTCCTGACCATTTTACTTTTGCGGGATTACTAGGACCAGTTGATTGTACATACTATAATGTTTCTAATTGTATGCAATTACATTGTGCGATAGTAAAACTTGGACTTGATTATTTGGCCTTCACTGGAAACATTTTGATTGCCATGTactcaaaatttgattttttggaaGAAGCTGAGAAGGTCTTTTGGTCAGTTGAGGATAAAGATGTTATTTCTTGGAATACATCCATCACTGCTTGTTGTCGTCACGAGGATAATTCAAGGGCTTTGAGTTTCTTCAGGGATATGGTTGCGGAAAATGATGCAAGGCCGGATCTTTTCACTTATGCCAGCGTGCTTTCTGCCATTGCAGGACTGGCGTCCATGAGACATGGGAAGGAGATTCATTCTCATTTAATTAGGACATGGCCAGATTGGGATGTTGGCGTTGGAAACGCTCTTATCAACATGTATGCAAAAAGTGGTTCCATTGGTTCTGCTCAAGCTATTTTCGAAAGAATGGAATGTCGTAATCTTGTCTCATGGAACAGCATTATCACTGCTTTTGCAAATCATGGGTTAGCTGAAAACGTGATCACATTGTTCATGGAGatgatgagaatgagattgaagcCAGATTCGGTAACTTTTCTTGGACTTCTGACATCTTGCAATCATTCCGGGCTTGCCAAAGAGGGCCTATATCTCTTTGACTCCATGAGCAAGTTTTACGGCATAACCCCTAATAGCGAGCATCTCTGTTGCCTTGTTGATCTACTGGGACGAGCGGGGAGAGTGAGTGAAGCCGAAGAGTACATTCAGAAACATCATAGCGGCCATGATGCTGTTGTTTTAGGCAGCTTACTATCAGCATGTCGATTGCATGGAGATGTCCTTAGAGGAGAACAAACTGCTGCAAGGCTTCTCGAACTTGATCACATCACCACTTCACCTTACGTTTTACTATCCAACTTATATGCATCAGATAGAAAGTGGGATAGTGTAGCAGGGGCTAGAAAAATGTTGAGAGGAAGTGGATTAAAGAAAGAGGCTGCCCATAGTATCGTTGAAGTCAAGGGCTCATTTGAGAAGTTTGTGATTGGAGATTTTTCTCATTCAAGAATGGATGAAATACTGAACTTACTAAGAATGTTGAGTTGGCGGGTGGATGAAGAATTGCTGTGTTGTTGA